A single window of Rubripirellula lacrimiformis DNA harbors:
- a CDS encoding BPL-N domain-containing protein: MILRALVLWLLFPVLGWPEGWAEEPPVRVAVFEGPGVGKSSEKLIAALQSAKDDRFQVTRIAAEQIRSGGLMQVDVLVHPGGSGSKQGKTLGPEGSQAVREFVRGGGGYLGVCAGAYLATNDYSWSLNLIDAKVVDRRHWNRGNGTVSIRLSPDGAALFGHDRRDMSIYYAQGPLLARREWDDPEVPDYESLAIYDSEISKNGSPRGVMAGTSAAVRGQFGDGRVLCFSVHPELTDGRHPMIGLAVQWLAESVGGRSFPNRSTDGRAALRFEP; encoded by the coding sequence ATGATTTTGCGAGCCCTGGTTTTGTGGTTGCTCTTCCCCGTCTTGGGGTGGCCGGAGGGATGGGCAGAAGAACCGCCGGTTCGGGTTGCCGTTTTCGAGGGACCCGGGGTGGGCAAGAGCAGCGAGAAGTTGATCGCTGCTTTGCAGTCCGCCAAGGACGACAGGTTTCAGGTCACTCGGATTGCGGCTGAACAGATTCGCAGCGGCGGACTGATGCAGGTCGATGTCTTGGTGCACCCGGGCGGCAGCGGTAGCAAGCAGGGCAAGACGCTTGGTCCCGAAGGATCACAGGCAGTGCGAGAATTCGTCCGCGGTGGGGGCGGGTACCTTGGCGTTTGCGCCGGCGCCTATCTAGCAACCAATGACTATTCCTGGTCGCTGAATTTGATCGATGCCAAGGTCGTTGATCGACGGCATTGGAATCGCGGAAATGGCACGGTGTCGATCCGGCTATCACCCGATGGGGCTGCCTTGTTCGGGCACGATCGCCGCGACATGTCGATCTATTACGCGCAAGGGCCGCTGCTGGCGCGGCGGGAATGGGACGATCCCGAGGTCCCGGACTACGAGAGCCTAGCCATCTATGACTCGGAAATTTCCAAGAACGGATCGCCACGGGGAGTGATGGCGGGGACTTCGGCGGCAGTTCGCGGCCAATTCGGGGACGGCCGCGTGCTGTGTTTTAGTGTCCATCCCGAATTGACCGATGGTCGACACCCCATGATCGGGTTGGCTGTTCAGTGGCTGGCCGAATCCGTCGGTGGTCGGTCGTTTCCGAACCGGTCGACCGACGGGCGAGCGGCACTGCGATTCGAACCTTAA
- a CDS encoding TadE family protein, translating to MTPSPASNRRRFRRDSNRSGIATVEFAIVLPVLFVLTLGTIDVCSVMFLKESAVLAAYEGARQGVARGRTNANVTTRVREFLDERNIQYQSGSVCTFSSPGFESAETLENVTVTVNIPAAGNLLIPTERFAELIVTASVTMRKEYENLTNN from the coding sequence ATGACTCCTTCGCCAGCCTCGAACCGACGACGCTTCCGTCGCGACTCCAATCGCAGCGGCATTGCGACGGTTGAATTCGCCATCGTGTTGCCCGTTCTGTTCGTGCTGACCCTCGGCACCATCGACGTCTGTTCGGTGATGTTCTTGAAAGAGTCGGCCGTGCTAGCAGCCTACGAAGGTGCTCGCCAGGGCGTCGCCCGCGGCCGAACCAACGCCAACGTCACCACACGAGTTCGCGAGTTCTTGGATGAACGGAACATCCAATACCAATCGGGCAGTGTCTGCACCTTCAGTTCGCCGGGATTCGAGTCCGCCGAAACGTTGGAAAACGTCACGGTCACGGTCAACATCCCCGCGGCCGGGAACCTACTGATTCCCACCGAGCGATTCGCTGAACTGATTGTCACCGCAAGCGTCACGATGCGAAAAGAGTACGAGAACTTAACCAACAACTAG
- a CDS encoding TadE/TadG family type IV pilus assembly protein, whose protein sequence is MKRHNQSRPIRRRRRCGQSRLGASAVEFAIIANILLLIILTCMEFARMNMVRNLAQDAAYYAARHAIVPGATSAEAEGEANRIMGSLLTNGYSVAVSELDSESTNVTVTVTVDLGEVAMFAPFFLPESDISSTVRMRTERYDGFYEQ, encoded by the coding sequence ATGAAAAGACACAACCAATCACGACCGATTCGCCGACGACGCCGATGTGGGCAGTCACGTCTAGGCGCATCAGCCGTTGAATTCGCAATCATCGCCAACATTCTGTTGTTGATCATCCTGACGTGCATGGAATTTGCGCGGATGAACATGGTCCGCAACTTGGCACAGGATGCGGCTTACTATGCCGCTCGCCATGCGATTGTTCCGGGAGCAACTTCGGCCGAAGCCGAAGGCGAAGCCAACCGCATCATGGGGTCGCTGTTAACGAACGGTTACAGCGTGGCGGTATCCGAGCTGGATTCCGAATCGACCAACGTGACGGTCACCGTCACGGTCGACTTGGGCGAAGTTGCAATGTTCGCACCGTTCTTCCTGCCAGAGTCGGACATTTCATCCACCGTACGGATGCGAACCGAACGTTACGACGGATTCTACGAACAGTGA
- a CDS encoding vWA domain-containing protein, which translates to MSGNKIMNTDRKSVASTVTNRCADHAATNPLTTRSAIAGRNRRGAVLGLLAVLLPVLAILSAFCINTAQMQLTRTELMVATDAAARAGGRALSETQEVSAAKTAAATTAAMNLVNGEPLQLRTDDAANEIEFGITTQPNGLNGRYVFQKIPTAQVASGNEVASAMRVLGRRDSGSLSGRVPLVIPGVLNASDFESTQDAVAMQVDRDISIVLDRSGSMSWITFDWPNGTSPWNNTVRNAAIDAGVMYYHWRYGYQYTYGNDSDSYQQWAWENYFNLGPAPQRPWDDLVAAVNAFLNVLDNTSQEEQVSVASYSSNSTLDTWLEKDFQVVRDTVDDLYVGGNTAIGKGMESGITALLASAARPYASKTMVVMTDGMHNSGIDPETVTTNLVGQYNLTIHTVTFGSGADQAKMKRVANKGGGKHYHASSGAELVAIFEEIANNLPTIITE; encoded by the coding sequence ATGTCCGGAAACAAGATCATGAACACCGACCGAAAGTCCGTCGCATCGACAGTGACCAACCGTTGTGCAGACCACGCGGCAACGAATCCATTGACAACGCGTTCCGCCATCGCTGGACGGAACCGCCGAGGCGCGGTCTTGGGCTTGTTGGCGGTACTGCTTCCGGTGCTGGCAATCCTATCGGCGTTCTGTATCAACACCGCGCAAATGCAATTGACGCGTACCGAGCTGATGGTAGCGACCGACGCTGCTGCCCGTGCCGGCGGACGCGCACTGAGCGAAACGCAAGAAGTGTCGGCGGCCAAAACCGCTGCTGCGACCACAGCCGCCATGAACTTGGTCAACGGCGAACCGCTGCAACTTCGGACCGATGATGCTGCGAACGAAATCGAATTCGGTATCACCACCCAACCCAACGGTTTGAATGGACGATACGTCTTCCAGAAGATCCCCACCGCGCAAGTGGCCAGCGGCAACGAAGTGGCTAGCGCGATGCGAGTCCTAGGCCGGCGTGACAGCGGGTCATTGTCGGGACGCGTCCCCTTGGTCATTCCGGGCGTGTTGAACGCCAGCGACTTTGAATCCACCCAGGACGCGGTCGCGATGCAAGTCGACCGTGACATCTCGATCGTGTTGGACCGATCCGGTTCCATGAGCTGGATCACCTTCGATTGGCCAAACGGAACATCGCCTTGGAACAATACCGTTCGCAACGCAGCGATTGACGCCGGAGTGATGTACTACCATTGGCGGTACGGCTACCAATACACCTACGGCAACGATAGCGACAGCTACCAGCAATGGGCTTGGGAAAACTACTTCAATCTGGGGCCGGCGCCCCAACGTCCTTGGGACGACTTGGTTGCCGCCGTGAACGCTTTTCTGAATGTGTTGGACAACACCAGCCAGGAAGAACAGGTATCCGTTGCTAGTTATTCGTCCAATTCGACCTTGGACACATGGCTAGAGAAAGACTTTCAGGTGGTTCGCGATACCGTCGACGACCTGTATGTCGGCGGTAACACGGCGATCGGAAAGGGAATGGAATCCGGCATCACCGCTCTGTTGGCAAGTGCCGCGCGACCTTACGCATCCAAAACGATGGTGGTCATGACCGACGGCATGCATAACAGCGGCATCGATCCCGAAACCGTTACCACCAATCTGGTCGGTCAGTACAACCTTACGATCCATACCGTCACGTTTGGCTCGGGTGCCGATCAAGCCAAGATGAAGCGTGTCGCCAATAAAGGCGGTGGCAAGCACTACCACGCTTCGTCAGGTGCCGAGCTAGTCGCAATCTTTGAAGAGATTGCCAACAACCTACCAACCATCATTACTGAATAA
- a CDS encoding HEAT repeat domain-containing protein, with amino-acid sequence MSIKILDRRNLPVHRTARVNSLWSRPGLARTVCLLAIGIGCVGGIGATPGVAQQDPFGSPAMDGGGLFADPGNAAKPSDDDDILAEDPVKKQLLEQARRGDEQLAASIASLARTGRWAEVDELLKSISNRKYSQAAAASMATQIGPAVFFQIKQQADVSDEAKASLDRLGAALIAQNTGADRLVQAIKRLDSPSKDQRLAAARVLLHGGEAAIGQLAAAAVAERSAESRSRILQTMSRLGDGGMDALQQLAAYGTADVRSRAIESLSQWDADANIVFFAVALHAIDSTDQERQAATAAFAKLNSGIPSVDLAIQIAYRDLQDQAASATATDNDDATTTIWTIKPERTGVTAQTSRTMLAAYRDAADAALRLRRMDIASAANAPWIQADILSSSLAYRVLIDPDWGDPEQIEEVLQLVGGVDESIILTAIQRAAGQELAATGGTDPHAPNARKGIETAAMIGLIRLAGSPHSQLQPDRLLRSNGGRPSILVQQASSSTPLIRYEAAQLVSELADGSAYPGSSRVQRTLVEMTRLGDRPSAIIVETRPNYIAHFERLIDSMGWTPVTVGSVGALQRAIDQGGDLRMILSKTLLSDMSPIEMVDVVRRASNGGEVPLLFFDDQGSSVQDMGVTLGQSRWSAPMALIDAPVSVQAFDGILTDVQMKRRLPALSVLDRQRFRVVAQKRLASGENE; translated from the coding sequence ATGTCGATCAAGATCCTGGATCGCCGAAATCTTCCTGTGCATCGCACCGCCCGCGTGAACAGTTTGTGGTCACGTCCCGGCTTGGCTCGCACGGTGTGCTTGCTGGCAATCGGGATCGGATGCGTCGGTGGAATCGGAGCCACCCCAGGCGTCGCCCAGCAGGATCCGTTTGGTTCACCGGCGATGGATGGTGGCGGGCTGTTTGCGGATCCTGGCAACGCGGCCAAGCCTAGCGACGACGACGACATCCTGGCCGAGGATCCCGTTAAGAAACAGCTGCTGGAACAGGCTCGGCGGGGGGACGAACAGCTTGCCGCGTCGATCGCCAGCCTTGCCAGAACCGGCCGCTGGGCCGAGGTCGACGAACTGCTGAAGAGCATTTCCAATCGCAAGTACTCGCAGGCCGCAGCAGCATCCATGGCCACCCAAATTGGACCGGCCGTCTTCTTCCAAATCAAACAGCAGGCGGATGTTAGCGACGAAGCCAAGGCCAGCCTGGATCGGTTGGGGGCGGCACTGATCGCCCAAAATACCGGGGCGGACCGGCTGGTGCAGGCAATCAAGCGTCTGGATAGCCCGTCGAAAGATCAGCGTCTGGCCGCTGCCCGCGTCTTGCTTCATGGTGGCGAAGCGGCCATCGGACAGTTAGCCGCCGCCGCGGTTGCCGAACGATCCGCTGAATCACGCAGCCGAATTTTGCAAACGATGTCGCGGTTGGGCGACGGCGGAATGGATGCGTTGCAGCAGTTGGCAGCCTACGGGACCGCGGACGTACGATCCCGAGCGATCGAATCGCTAAGCCAGTGGGATGCCGACGCAAACATTGTGTTCTTTGCCGTCGCGCTGCACGCGATCGATTCCACCGATCAGGAACGACAGGCTGCGACCGCGGCTTTCGCGAAACTGAATTCGGGAATCCCCAGCGTCGACCTGGCGATCCAGATCGCTTATCGCGACTTGCAGGACCAAGCAGCCTCCGCAACCGCCACCGACAATGACGATGCAACGACGACCATCTGGACGATCAAACCGGAACGCACCGGCGTAACCGCTCAAACCTCTCGCACCATGCTGGCGGCCTACCGCGACGCCGCCGACGCGGCTCTGCGACTGCGTCGAATGGACATTGCCAGTGCTGCAAACGCACCCTGGATCCAAGCTGACATACTATCTAGCAGTTTGGCCTATCGGGTTTTGATCGACCCGGATTGGGGTGACCCTGAACAGATCGAAGAGGTCCTGCAGTTGGTCGGCGGGGTCGACGAATCCATCATCCTGACCGCGATTCAGCGTGCCGCCGGTCAGGAATTGGCGGCGACCGGTGGCACCGATCCGCACGCCCCCAACGCTAGAAAGGGCATTGAAACCGCAGCCATGATCGGACTGATCCGGTTGGCCGGATCGCCGCATTCGCAACTGCAGCCCGACCGTCTGCTTCGATCCAACGGCGGGCGACCAAGCATTTTGGTCCAGCAGGCTTCGTCATCGACGCCTCTGATTCGTTACGAAGCGGCTCAATTGGTCTCTGAATTGGCCGACGGATCAGCCTATCCAGGCAGCAGCCGCGTCCAACGCACCTTGGTCGAAATGACTCGCTTGGGCGACCGCCCCTCGGCAATCATCGTCGAAACTCGGCCGAACTATATCGCTCACTTCGAGCGGCTAATCGACAGCATGGGTTGGACACCGGTCACGGTCGGCAGTGTCGGCGCCCTCCAGCGCGCGATCGATCAGGGCGGCGACCTGCGAATGATTTTGTCGAAAACGCTCTTGTCGGACATGTCGCCGATCGAAATGGTCGACGTCGTCCGCCGCGCCAGCAATGGCGGCGAAGTGCCTTTGCTGTTCTTTGACGATCAAGGGTCCTCGGTTCAAGACATGGGTGTGACGCTGGGCCAATCCCGATGGTCAGCCCCTATGGCGTTGATCGACGCACCAGTATCGGTTCAGGCGTTCGATGGCATCCTTACCGACGTCCAAATGAAGCGGCGATTGCCGGCTTTGTCCGTGCTGGACCGCCAACGATTTCGCGTGGTCGCACAGAAACGACTGGCCAGCGGCGAGAACGAATGA
- a CDS encoding sigma-54 interaction domain-containing protein: MQEVYRITRRVAASNASVLILGETGVGKELIASAVHRLSRRSGGPFVRVNCGALSESLLESELFGHVRGAFTGAVANRTGRFEAAHGGTVFLDEINSTSLTLQVKLLRVLQEKEFERVGDTSTLSTDARIVAASNRNLMTEVRAERFREDLYWRLNVVPIEIPSLRQRREDIPALVSFFLEHYNEVNDRYVVHMGPGVIEAMQSYHWPGNVRELQNYIERAVVMAETDELTLDVLPACVRGETESEAGGPEVAEDFDSLAKALVTRGLTEVGPAAGEVHVTIVEHIERELIAQVLTQCAGVQTKAATRLGINRNTLHKKIKDYGLGDDAG, from the coding sequence ATGCAGGAGGTGTACCGAATCACTCGTCGGGTGGCGGCCAGCAATGCGTCGGTATTGATTCTGGGCGAAACCGGCGTGGGCAAGGAACTGATCGCCAGCGCGGTCCATCGACTTAGCCGCCGCAGCGGCGGCCCATTCGTCCGCGTGAATTGTGGTGCCCTGAGCGAAAGTTTGCTGGAAAGCGAACTGTTCGGGCACGTTCGCGGTGCGTTCACCGGCGCCGTTGCCAACCGAACCGGCCGATTCGAAGCCGCCCACGGCGGCACCGTGTTCCTGGACGAAATCAACAGCACGTCGCTGACCCTGCAAGTCAAACTGTTAAGGGTTCTGCAAGAAAAAGAATTCGAACGCGTAGGTGACACCAGCACCCTTAGCACCGATGCGAGGATCGTCGCGGCCAGCAACCGTAACCTGATGACCGAGGTTCGTGCGGAACGTTTTCGCGAAGACTTGTATTGGCGTCTGAACGTGGTGCCGATCGAGATCCCCTCGCTGCGTCAACGCCGCGAGGATATTCCCGCGCTGGTATCGTTTTTCTTAGAACACTACAACGAGGTCAACGACCGTTACGTCGTCCACATGGGGCCCGGCGTGATCGAAGCGATGCAAAGCTATCACTGGCCCGGCAACGTGCGCGAGTTACAAAACTACATCGAACGCGCCGTCGTGATGGCCGAGACCGACGAACTGACGTTGGATGTGTTGCCCGCCTGCGTCCGCGGCGAAACTGAATCCGAAGCGGGAGGCCCCGAAGTCGCCGAGGATTTTGATTCGCTGGCCAAAGCACTAGTCACTCGCGGCCTGACCGAAGTCGGGCCGGCTGCCGGTGAAGTTCACGTCACCATCGTCGAACACATCGAAAGAGAACTGATCGCGCAAGTGTTGACGCAGTGCGCCGGCGTGCAAACCAAAGCGGCAACCCGATTGGGGATCAACCGCAACACGTTGCATAAAAAGATCAAAGACTACGGACTTGGCGACGACGCTGGCTAG
- a CDS encoding O-antigen ligase family protein translates to MSSRWFSGNAAATPPHMRSALIVDNGIDDPTLQRRIFGFIKISMWLLAAMAFTMPTTSQATHWEPLDSAKLLILAWACFGGAWLIISAGSWTALRRSIDPLMPFYAFLVWTLVSVIWSPLRSVTIAQSGSLVAMLFYATLVAIVSADNKRALSILKHLNWVLLISNAVVLVAYAISPEVSGLDRGRIHTGGDGLIHPTAAGATASLGLLLPVLCQRIGRIPWASRLILPSLVVHGSVLLLSNSRTAIGMAIVTIGAVLFWYSSNRGRAMTLLAAAMIAVLMLAMDPGFKLISATADVGTQYVSRGQSGDQIRGMSGRAELWTAIWQEYEKAMLVGHGYFVTSETGSLYVWHQTHNYTAHNLLLQILVSTGAIGLMIFLFALCHLFFAMLPLRSGSTFQRRIFAIVAVVAVWFLGWAQLGVSFMGPIRPESVVFFTLAGIGIGQLNRRLLNRSDRGAAIAV, encoded by the coding sequence ATGTCCTCTCGTTGGTTTTCCGGCAACGCCGCGGCGACGCCACCGCACATGCGATCCGCTTTGATTGTCGACAACGGGATCGATGACCCGACGTTGCAGCGGCGAATCTTTGGCTTCATCAAGATTTCGATGTGGCTGCTGGCGGCCATGGCATTCACCATGCCGACCACGTCTCAGGCGACGCACTGGGAACCGTTGGACAGCGCAAAACTGCTGATTCTGGCCTGGGCTTGTTTTGGCGGTGCTTGGCTGATCATCTCTGCCGGTTCCTGGACTGCCCTGCGTCGGTCAATCGATCCGTTGATGCCGTTCTACGCCTTTTTGGTTTGGACGTTGGTCAGTGTGATTTGGTCGCCGCTTCGATCGGTCACGATTGCGCAATCGGGAAGTCTGGTCGCGATGCTGTTCTATGCCACCTTGGTCGCTATCGTTTCGGCAGACAACAAACGCGCGCTTTCGATTTTGAAACACCTGAACTGGGTGCTGTTGATTTCCAACGCTGTGGTGTTGGTCGCTTATGCGATCAGCCCCGAGGTGTCCGGTTTGGACCGCGGTCGGATTCATACCGGGGGCGATGGTCTGATTCACCCGACGGCGGCCGGTGCGACCGCATCGTTGGGGTTGCTGCTGCCGGTCTTGTGCCAACGGATCGGACGTATTCCCTGGGCTTCCCGGTTGATCCTGCCAAGCCTCGTAGTGCATGGCAGCGTGTTGCTGCTTTCCAACAGCCGGACTGCGATCGGTATGGCGATTGTGACCATCGGTGCAGTGTTGTTTTGGTACAGCAGCAATCGTGGTCGAGCGATGACGCTATTGGCCGCAGCGATGATCGCGGTGTTGATGTTGGCGATGGATCCAGGGTTCAAACTGATTTCAGCAACCGCCGATGTGGGAACCCAATATGTATCGCGGGGCCAGTCGGGCGATCAGATCCGAGGGATGTCGGGACGCGCCGAACTGTGGACCGCGATTTGGCAAGAATACGAAAAAGCGATGTTGGTTGGTCACGGGTACTTTGTGACCAGCGAAACCGGTTCGCTGTACGTTTGGCATCAAACCCACAACTACACGGCGCACAATTTGTTGTTGCAGATCTTGGTGTCGACCGGTGCGATCGGGCTGATGATTTTCCTATTCGCCCTTTGCCATCTGTTTTTCGCGATGCTGCCGCTGCGATCCGGATCCACGTTCCAGCGCCGCATCTTTGCGATCGTGGCGGTCGTCGCCGTCTGGTTTCTGGGCTGGGCCCAGTTGGGCGTATCGTTCATGGGGCCGATTCGGCCTGAATCGGTCGTGTTTTTCACATTGGCTGGGATCGGGATCGGCCAGTTGAATCGGCGGTTACTGAATCGTTCCGATCGGGGCGCCGCGATCGCGGTCTAG
- a CDS encoding GumC family protein — protein sequence MPNSLDQWTYAIKRHWFLSLAAFASVMGLTVLVILFAPRAYRSESKLMLRIGRESVSLDPTAGAVGETISLHHTRANEIQSAIGVMHSREVLEHVIDKVGVDTVLSGESGDEVDAAPPSWMPQWVRGSAEQIRGRIASIDPVPAREAALTKLQRGVEIGSATESSVVSVHYETDSPDVAQQVVAAWVDSYVAHHAKVNHSAGTYAFFEQQGEMLRDQLDLARVELLDAKNDSNLVTIEGQQKLLEAQLSKVRDNLIDTEGEIASTKSRLGSYDDLLRNFDETITEEVTGIANEGRDQMRTQLFELEVLEKDLRSKYRPGHPKLVAIEGQLADAAKIVAELTGERKEVTRSVNPAHQQLVEYKMLDIATLSGLQEKQKALQQKRDALQQEAIELNRNEQSILAVSNDVQILEERYLRHAEKLEQARLDEVLSDQKLTSVNVVQPASLEHRPVTPNKALCAIAGLFAACAAAISLPVLAEVRSSGHRDTRSARRTHRDWKFEKRSDGPDVGAPVSPHYEPDDIATVASMTSSDS from the coding sequence ATGCCAAATTCTCTTGATCAGTGGACCTATGCGATCAAACGCCACTGGTTTCTGTCGCTAGCTGCATTCGCATCGGTCATGGGACTGACCGTGTTGGTGATTCTGTTTGCTCCGCGAGCCTACCGGTCGGAATCCAAATTGATGCTACGCATCGGGCGCGAAAGCGTGTCGTTGGATCCTACCGCCGGCGCCGTTGGTGAAACGATCAGTTTGCACCACACGCGAGCGAACGAAATTCAGTCGGCGATCGGCGTGATGCATAGTCGCGAGGTCCTGGAACATGTGATCGACAAAGTCGGCGTGGACACTGTCCTAAGCGGTGAAAGCGGCGATGAAGTCGACGCGGCACCACCGTCCTGGATGCCCCAATGGGTCCGTGGTTCTGCCGAACAAATTCGCGGACGCATTGCATCGATCGATCCTGTGCCGGCACGCGAGGCTGCGTTGACCAAACTGCAACGTGGTGTCGAAATCGGTTCGGCCACTGAATCCAGTGTGGTTTCGGTCCACTACGAAACCGATTCGCCCGATGTGGCACAACAGGTCGTCGCAGCATGGGTCGACAGCTATGTCGCCCACCACGCCAAAGTGAATCACTCGGCCGGCACCTATGCCTTCTTTGAACAACAGGGCGAAATGCTGCGTGATCAGTTGGATCTCGCTCGCGTCGAATTGTTGGACGCGAAAAACGATTCGAACCTGGTCACGATCGAAGGGCAACAGAAATTGTTGGAGGCTCAACTTTCCAAAGTCCGCGACAATCTGATTGATACCGAGGGTGAAATCGCATCGACCAAGTCTCGCTTGGGTTCCTACGACGATCTGCTTCGCAACTTTGACGAAACGATCACCGAAGAGGTCACCGGGATCGCCAACGAGGGCCGTGATCAGATGCGGACACAGTTGTTCGAATTGGAAGTCTTGGAAAAGGATCTGCGAAGCAAATATCGACCGGGGCATCCCAAGTTGGTTGCCATCGAAGGGCAGTTGGCCGACGCCGCCAAAATCGTGGCTGAATTGACCGGCGAACGCAAAGAAGTCACGCGGTCGGTGAACCCCGCGCATCAGCAATTGGTGGAATACAAGATGCTGGACATTGCGACGCTGAGTGGTCTGCAGGAAAAACAAAAAGCACTGCAGCAAAAGCGTGACGCATTGCAGCAGGAAGCGATCGAACTGAATCGCAACGAACAATCCATTTTAGCGGTGTCCAACGATGTCCAGATTCTAGAAGAACGCTATCTCCGACATGCCGAGAAACTAGAACAGGCTCGGTTGGACGAAGTCCTATCGGATCAGAAACTGACCAGCGTCAATGTGGTCCAACCGGCTTCGCTGGAACACCGACCGGTCACGCCGAACAAGGCATTGTGTGCGATTGCTGGACTGTTCGCAGCCTGTGCCGCAGCGATTAGCCTGCCTGTGCTGGCAGAGGTGCGTTCCTCTGGTCATCGGGATACCCGGTCTGCACGACGGACCCATCGAGACTGGAAGTTCGAAAAACGCAGCGACGGCCCTGACGTGGGTGCCCCGGTATCGCCGCATTATGAACCCGATGACATCGCGACCGTCGCGTCGATGACGTCGTCGGATTCGTAG